The Brassica oleracea var. oleracea cultivar TO1000 chromosome C7, BOL, whole genome shotgun sequence sequence TGAAGGACATATGTGTTGATGAAGGCGTGCCGGTCCAGGAGAAGTTCTTATTCGGTGAGAAAGGCTCAGTGAAATGCAGCTCAGACTCAAACCAGTGTGAGTCAGAGGATTTGATGAAAGCAGATAAAGGGATAGAAACAACTAAGTCCTTAGAAGAAGACGGAAACGGTAAGGTTGATGATGATTCTGAGCTTTGTAATGATCCTAAAACAAACCAAGATGTTGAAGAAGCTTCAAGAGAAGACTTTGCTGATGCTGAAGGTTCTTCTAGCAGTTGCAATCAAGATCATTTGATTGTGACAAGAGAGGCCAAGGACTCTCATGGAATTGAAGTGGCTACATTGGAGACTAATGTTCCAAAGGAATCTAAAACTTTGGGAGACATTCTGTCATGGGAAGCAGATGAACCAAAACCTCTTAACAACATCAGTAGTGATAAATGTGAAGAACAATCTCCACCTCAGCTTCAGGTAATATACAATCAAATGAAGTTCCAAATTTTTCAATCTATAAGTTTGTAACTTGCTGATGTGTGTTACTTGCAGGAGAAGGAAAAACATGAGCCAAAAGAAGCAGAGGAGGAGAAGCTTTCCTCTGTTCCTACAACAATCTCTCAAGAGCCAAACAAAACTTTCAACGACAATCAGCAACCAAACTTGTTAGTGGGAGATACTTTGGAAGACAACAAACTTATCTCTAGCGGATTTGGAGAGACAAGTTTCTCAGCAGCAGAAGCAGTTTCAATCTCAGGTCATATAACGTACACAGGACCTATTGCATTCTCTGGA is a genomic window containing:
- the LOC106307093 gene encoding uncharacterized protein LOC106307093 yields the protein MRADNDHVVGNSVESCKDESKPHQCPEEKWEDAELKIQENGKNGSNVPELFYDTRTGDEWDKENDGKDSNEAGKNNIDAKSGSPETVDPVFFMDKNVTACDLPEIVVCYNENTYYHVVKDICVDEGVPVQEKFLFGEKGSVKCSSDSNQCESEDLMKADKGIETTKSLEEDGNGKVDDDSELCNDPKTNQDVEEASREDFADAEGSSSSCNQDHLIVTREAKDSHGIEVATLETNVPKESKTLGDILSWEADEPKPLNNISSDKCEEQSPPQLQEKEKHEPKEAEEEKLSSVPTTISQEPNKTFNDNQQPNLLVGDTLEDNKLISSGFGETSFSAAEAVSISGHITYTGPIAFSGSLSVRSDASTTSGRSFAFPVLQSEWNSSPVRMAKPEKRRHKGWRQILLCCRSS